A genomic region of Persephonella marina EX-H1 contains the following coding sequences:
- a CDS encoding S1 RNA-binding domain-containing protein, producing the protein MENFQSEFEKLLEESQDIPYYSKGERVTGVIVRIQDDYAFVDVGQKTEVVIDKNEINGLSEGDQITAVYLGRRNKDGYLVISRRPLIFSEALQRVEDAFSKGEKIGAKLDKKINKGFLVDLGGVKAFLPYSESGLRRDEELPPPEFDVYILRIDRDRKPPGIVVSRKKVLDEEIKRKRDEIFSLLEEGKQVRGRVEKVQENGAVLSLERIVFGFLPRSLYSWDRDRSISELSVGDEIDLVVKSIDRENQKIIFSKRDLEPDPWKTFDKEVGDQIEVEIKDINDFGLIVKTGALEGFIHKSETSHLRPENYKNSFRKGQKVKAKIIELDRENRRLKLSIKALHPHPVDKFLEENPEGSVVEGKIKEIRNKIAFVDLGKDVEGVIHLEDATWNPKIKNIGQVLKGKRLREFKVLGREKDKVRLGIKQFRDNPWEEFFSKHSVGDVIKAKVKKLIDRGAFVDINEDVEGFIPLSEISKEKIEIPSDKLSLGQEIEAKIIKIKGHDIILSIKALEKDKEKKEIEEVMRKVKPKGEGLATLGELLKEKLKGENKA; encoded by the coding sequence ATGGAAAATTTTCAGTCAGAGTTTGAGAAACTACTTGAAGAAAGTCAGGATATTCCATATTACTCAAAGGGTGAAAGAGTTACAGGTGTTATTGTAAGAATACAGGATGATTACGCCTTTGTTGATGTTGGACAGAAGACAGAGGTGGTGATAGATAAAAATGAGATAAACGGTCTTTCTGAAGGTGATCAGATAACAGCTGTTTATCTTGGAAGGAGAAATAAAGACGGATATCTGGTTATATCAAGGAGACCTCTTATATTCTCTGAAGCTCTCCAGAGGGTTGAGGATGCTTTCTCAAAGGGAGAGAAGATAGGAGCAAAACTTGATAAAAAGATAAATAAAGGTTTCCTTGTTGATTTAGGAGGGGTAAAAGCCTTCCTTCCATATTCTGAGTCCGGGCTTAGAAGGGATGAGGAGCTACCACCACCTGAGTTTGATGTTTATATCCTCAGAATTGACAGGGATAGAAAGCCACCAGGCATAGTTGTATCAAGGAAAAAGGTTCTGGATGAGGAGATAAAGAGAAAGAGAGATGAGATATTCAGCCTGCTTGAGGAAGGAAAGCAGGTGAGGGGAAGGGTTGAGAAGGTTCAGGAAAATGGTGCTGTTCTCTCACTTGAAAGGATAGTTTTTGGATTTCTTCCAAGATCACTTTACTCATGGGACAGGGACAGAAGTATATCAGAGCTTTCTGTAGGTGATGAGATAGACCTGGTAGTAAAATCAATAGACAGGGAAAACCAGAAGATCATATTTTCAAAAAGGGATCTTGAGCCTGATCCATGGAAAACGTTTGATAAAGAGGTTGGCGATCAGATAGAGGTTGAGATAAAGGATATAAACGATTTTGGGCTTATCGTTAAAACGGGAGCTTTAGAAGGGTTTATACACAAATCTGAGACATCCCATTTAAGACCTGAAAATTACAAAAACAGTTTCAGAAAAGGTCAGAAGGTAAAGGCAAAGATAATAGAGCTTGACAGGGAAAACAGAAGACTGAAGCTGAGTATAAAGGCTCTTCATCCTCATCCTGTTGATAAGTTTTTAGAGGAGAATCCCGAGGGCTCAGTTGTTGAAGGTAAGATAAAGGAGATAAGAAACAAGATAGCTTTTGTTGATCTTGGAAAGGATGTTGAAGGTGTGATACATCTTGAGGATGCAACGTGGAATCCTAAGATAAAAAATATTGGACAGGTTCTGAAAGGGAAAAGGCTCAGAGAGTTCAAGGTTTTAGGAAGGGAAAAGGATAAGGTAAGACTCGGTATAAAGCAGTTCAGGGATAATCCATGGGAAGAGTTTTTCAGCAAACATTCTGTCGGAGATGTAATAAAGGCAAAGGTGAAGAAGCTTATTGATAGAGGAGCATTTGTTGATATAAATGAGGATGTTGAAGGTTTTATCCCATTATCTGAGATATCAAAGGAGAAGATAGAGATACCAAGTGATAAGCTCTCACTCGGACAGGAGATTGAGGCAAAGATAATAAAGATAAAAGGTCATGATATAATTCTCAGTATAAAAGCCCTTGAGAAGGACAAAGAGAAAAAAGAGATAGAAGAAGTTATGAGAAAGGTAAAACCAAAAGGGGAAGGGCTTGCAACCTTAGGTGAACTGTTGAAAGAGAAACTTAAGGGAGAAAATAAGGCTTGA
- a CDS encoding sodium:calcium antiporter, giving the protein MILDILLLVLGLGIILVAAELFTNGIETIGHRLQFSQNFTGSVLAAVGTALPESILPVIAIIFFADNAGHEIGIGAILGAPFMLSTLAIPLIGLTVLLRYFIKKGDLSLNLEEVGLRRDIVFFLFAYSVALFIVPYEIYILKVFTAFFLLSLYVLYVYLTLRGESEDMEETEHLYFAPKNPHPHILIAVVQSVFALVIMVIGAHLFVHGIEHISTAFGFSPLLFSLLLAPVATELPEKVNSVLWVFRGKDTLAVGNVSGAMVFQSTIPVSFGIIFTDWNIEGLALVSGVFAIIAGFLVLVLSYVNKKLVPFGFSLGMIFYVTYFYLTVTSMG; this is encoded by the coding sequence TTGATATTAGATATACTCCTTCTCGTTCTGGGGCTGGGGATAATCCTTGTAGCCGCAGAACTTTTCACAAATGGAATAGAAACGATAGGTCACAGACTCCAGTTCTCACAGAACTTTACTGGAAGTGTTCTTGCTGCTGTTGGAACAGCCCTTCCTGAATCTATACTTCCTGTTATAGCCATAATATTTTTTGCGGACAATGCAGGTCACGAGATAGGTATAGGTGCTATACTTGGAGCTCCTTTTATGCTCTCAACACTTGCCATCCCTCTGATAGGTCTGACAGTCCTTTTAAGATACTTTATTAAAAAGGGTGATCTATCACTAAACCTTGAAGAGGTAGGTCTGAGAAGGGATATCGTATTTTTCCTTTTTGCTTACTCTGTTGCGCTTTTTATAGTTCCTTATGAGATATACATACTGAAGGTTTTTACAGCTTTCTTCCTTCTTTCACTGTATGTTCTTTATGTTTATCTCACGTTGAGAGGTGAAAGTGAGGATATGGAGGAGACAGAACATCTATATTTCGCACCTAAGAACCCACATCCACATATATTGATAGCTGTTGTCCAGTCAGTTTTTGCACTTGTTATAATGGTAATTGGAGCTCATCTTTTTGTTCATGGTATAGAACATATAAGTACAGCGTTTGGATTTTCTCCTTTGCTATTTTCACTTCTCCTTGCTCCAGTTGCAACAGAGCTTCCTGAGAAGGTAAACAGTGTTCTCTGGGTTTTCAGGGGAAAGGATACACTTGCAGTTGGGAATGTTAGCGGTGCTATGGTTTTCCAGAGTACAATCCCTGTGAGTTTTGGTATTATATTTACAGACTGGAATATTGAAGGGCTCGCACTTGTTTCGGGAGTTTTTGCTATTATCGCAGGATTTCTGGTTCTGGTTCTTTCGTACGTGAATAAAAAACTTGTACCTTTTGGATTTTCCCTTGGTATGATTTTTTATGTAACATACTTTTACCTAACTGTAACATCAATGGGGTAG
- a CDS encoding acetyl-CoA carboxylase carboxyltransferase subunit alpha: MDIDKEIQILSDKIKILRQELKKGNRSVLKELVESRKKFKKLAREKQKKLSAWERVQLARHPKRPHTIDYIKNIFTDFVELHGDRRFGDDKAIIAGFAFFEGIPVAVIGHEKGKDTKEKIERNFGMPHPEGYRKAIRIMKLAEKFRRPVLTFIDTPGAYPGIGAEERGQSQAIAESIMVMGSLKTPIIATVIGEGGSGGALALGVADKVLMLENSIYSVISPEGCAAILFKSQEKAPEAAESLKITAKDLKELGIIDCIVPEPLGGAHLQPEKMYRLMKRAIRSTLRMLMDKDPEKLVEERQSKFYSMGKFVEK, encoded by the coding sequence ATGGATATAGACAAAGAGATACAGATCCTTTCAGATAAGATAAAGATTCTAAGGCAGGAGCTTAAGAAAGGCAACAGATCCGTTTTAAAAGAGCTTGTTGAAAGCAGAAAGAAGTTTAAGAAGCTGGCAAGAGAAAAACAGAAAAAGCTTTCTGCATGGGAAAGGGTACAGCTTGCAAGACATCCGAAAAGACCTCACACGATAGATTATATAAAAAATATATTCACGGACTTTGTTGAGCTGCATGGGGATAGAAGGTTTGGTGATGATAAGGCGATAATAGCAGGTTTTGCGTTTTTTGAAGGGATACCTGTTGCTGTTATCGGACACGAGAAGGGGAAGGACACAAAGGAGAAGATAGAGAGAAACTTCGGTATGCCCCATCCTGAAGGTTACAGAAAAGCTATAAGGATAATGAAACTTGCTGAGAAGTTTAGAAGACCTGTTCTCACGTTTATAGATACGCCTGGAGCATATCCCGGTATAGGGGCTGAAGAGAGAGGTCAGTCTCAGGCTATAGCTGAGAGTATTATGGTAATGGGTAGTCTGAAAACACCTATTATAGCAACTGTTATAGGGGAAGGTGGAAGTGGTGGAGCTCTTGCTTTAGGTGTTGCAGATAAGGTTCTGATGCTTGAGAACTCAATATACTCTGTTATATCACCTGAAGGATGTGCGGCTATACTTTTCAAATCGCAGGAAAAAGCTCCTGAAGCAGCTGAAAGTTTAAAGATAACAGCTAAGGATCTTAAGGAGCTTGGTATTATAGACTGTATTGTTCCTGAGCCCCTTGGTGGAGCACATCTACAGCCTGAAAAGATGTACAGGCTTATGAAAAGGGCTATAAGATCTACACTCAGAATGTTGATGGATAAGGATCCTGAAAAGCTTGTTGAGGAGAGACAGTCTAAGTTTTACTCTATGGGTAAGTTTGTGGAAAAATGA
- the waaF gene encoding lipopolysaccharide heptosyltransferase II encodes MKIVVWQTAFLGDLILTTPLIKSLKNLYPESQIHLISKPFGKDVFKGNPYLDELIVFDKKRDSTISLIKRLRREGYDIAISPHRSHRASYVLFLSGIKKRIGFDRAGFSFLYTDKVPHRFDGTHEIKRNLSLLKKLESYDKGKIDSLPELFLSEEEDRFFESFGLEDKKYITIAPGSKWETKRWTEEGFSELIDELVKMGESVVIIGGKEDVQVSKRIVDRLSHKSNVIDLTGSTSLRESFSVVKHSKLLISNDSAPVHIAVSFNTPVVDIYGPTVREFGFYPYRNGVVVEAEGVVCRPCGLHGHRKCPTGTFECMKKITPQKVLKAVKRFL; translated from the coding sequence ATGAAGATAGTTGTATGGCAGACAGCCTTTTTAGGTGATCTTATTCTGACTACGCCTCTCATAAAATCATTAAAAAATCTGTATCCGGAATCCCAGATCCATCTTATATCAAAACCTTTTGGTAAGGATGTTTTTAAAGGAAATCCATACCTTGATGAGCTTATAGTATTTGATAAGAAGAGAGATTCAACGATCTCCCTTATAAAGAGATTGAGGAGAGAAGGTTACGATATAGCGATCTCACCTCACAGATCACACAGAGCATCCTATGTTCTTTTTTTATCAGGTATAAAAAAAAGGATAGGCTTTGATAGGGCTGGATTTTCTTTTCTGTACACAGATAAAGTTCCACACAGGTTTGATGGAACACATGAGATAAAGAGAAATCTTTCACTTTTAAAAAAGCTTGAAAGTTATGATAAAGGTAAGATAGACAGCTTACCTGAGCTTTTTCTCTCTGAGGAAGAGGACAGATTTTTTGAGAGTTTTGGACTTGAGGATAAAAAATATATAACGATTGCTCCAGGATCTAAATGGGAAACGAAAAGATGGACTGAAGAGGGCTTTTCAGAGCTTATAGATGAGCTTGTAAAGATGGGAGAGAGCGTTGTTATAATAGGCGGTAAGGAGGATGTTCAGGTCTCAAAAAGGATAGTGGACAGATTAAGCCATAAGAGTAATGTTATTGATCTTACAGGAAGTACATCACTGAGGGAGAGCTTCTCTGTAGTCAAACACTCAAAACTGCTTATATCAAACGATTCAGCACCAGTTCATATAGCTGTCTCCTTTAATACACCTGTTGTTGATATTTACGGTCCAACTGTAAGGGAGTTCGGTTTTTACCCCTACAGAAACGGGGTGGTGGTTGAGGCTGAAGGTGTGGTATGCAGACCTTGTGGACTTCACGGACACAGAAAATGTCCTACAGGAACATTTGAGTGTATGAAAAAGATAACCCCACAAAAAGTTTTAAAAGCTGTTAAAAGGTTTTTATAG
- a CDS encoding CBS domain-containing protein: MGIKNVARKEVITASPDTPVKDVAKLMRDKNVGSVVIVENNRPVGIVTDRDIAIRVLGNDQPAEIPVKNIMTENPVTLKEDEGIFEALERVKDVGVRRFPVVDNDGNLTGIVTIDDFVYLLGKEMSDIATIIEKEAPNL; the protein is encoded by the coding sequence ATGGGTATAAAAAATGTTGCAAGAAAAGAGGTCATTACAGCATCACCTGACACCCCTGTAAAAGATGTAGCAAAACTTATGAGGGATAAGAATGTTGGATCTGTAGTTATAGTTGAGAACAACAGACCTGTTGGTATTGTAACAGACAGGGATATAGCTATAAGGGTTCTTGGAAATGATCAGCCTGCTGAGATACCTGTCAAAAACATAATGACAGAAAATCCTGTAACACTAAAAGAGGATGAAGGTATATTTGAGGCTCTTGAAAGGGTTAAAGATGTTGGTGTGAGAAGATTTCCGGTGGTTGATAATGATGGAAACCTGACAGGTATAGTCACTATTGATGATTTTGTTTACCTTTTAGGTAAGGAGATGTCGGATATAGCAACCATTATAGAAAAGGAAGCTCCCAACCTATAA
- a CDS encoding M20 metallopeptidase family protein — MGDIKEEIKDLAESIKDQIVQWRRRIHMYPEISSEEYRTSEFVAEKLEEFGVDKVIRNFGGTTAVVGIIKGQEDITVALRADMDALPMEEKTGKEYSSKIKGVMHSCGHDAHTAMLLGAAKVLVQIKDKLKGNVKLIFQPCEERQDCRGARTLVQKGVLKDPDVSAIFGLHVFPELPAGVFGTKEGHFLASSDVFRIKIIGKGTHASRPHKGVDPVLVSAQVINALHHIVSRKVDPLHPAVLTIGKIKGGFAENIIPEVVEMEGTVRTLSLDLRDMIPVWIEDTIKGVTSAYGARYEFSFKEGNPPVINDRLTTRFTFSMLKDLFGDDRVVELENPTMGGEDFSEYLMKVPGTFIRLGIRNEKKGITAPLHSPLFDVDEDVLPDGSSALAYLAYRWLEEHS; from the coding sequence ATGGGAGATATTAAAGAAGAGATAAAAGATCTTGCAGAAAGTATAAAAGATCAGATTGTACAGTGGAGAAGACGGATACATATGTATCCTGAGATCTCATCTGAGGAGTACAGAACTTCTGAGTTTGTAGCTGAAAAACTTGAGGAGTTTGGTGTTGATAAGGTTATAAGAAATTTCGGTGGTACAACGGCTGTTGTAGGTATCATAAAAGGTCAGGAAGATATAACGGTAGCTTTAAGGGCTGATATGGATGCTCTTCCTATGGAAGAGAAAACAGGTAAAGAGTACAGCTCAAAGATAAAAGGTGTTATGCATTCATGTGGACATGATGCCCACACAGCCATGCTTCTCGGTGCTGCAAAAGTTCTTGTTCAGATTAAGGATAAGCTAAAAGGGAATGTAAAACTTATATTTCAGCCATGTGAGGAGAGACAGGACTGTAGGGGAGCGAGAACGCTTGTCCAGAAAGGTGTTTTAAAAGATCCTGATGTCTCTGCTATATTCGGTTTACATGTTTTCCCTGAGCTTCCTGCAGGTGTTTTTGGTACGAAAGAGGGACATTTTTTAGCTTCTTCTGATGTTTTCAGGATAAAGATAATAGGAAAAGGAACACACGCCTCAAGACCCCATAAAGGTGTTGATCCTGTTCTTGTATCGGCACAGGTTATAAATGCTCTTCACCATATTGTAAGCAGAAAGGTTGATCCCCTTCATCCTGCTGTTCTTACAATAGGTAAGATAAAAGGTGGCTTTGCTGAGAATATAATACCTGAAGTTGTTGAGATGGAAGGGACTGTTAGAACGTTAAGTCTTGATCTGAGGGATATGATCCCTGTTTGGATTGAGGATACTATAAAAGGTGTGACATCGGCTTATGGAGCAAGATATGAGTTTTCTTTTAAGGAAGGAAACCCACCTGTTATAAATGACAGACTTACAACAAGATTTACATTTTCTATGCTTAAGGATCTTTTTGGTGATGATAGGGTTGTTGAGCTTGAAAATCCAACAATGGGTGGTGAGGACTTCTCAGAGTATCTTATGAAAGTTCCCGGAACATTTATAAGGCTTGGTATAAGAAATGAGAAAAAAGGGATAACAGCACCACTTCACAGCCCTTTATTTGATGTTGATGAGGATGTTCTTCCTGATGGATCTTCCGCACTGGCCTATCTCGCTTATAGATGGCTTGAGGAACATTCTTAA